One Polyodon spathula isolate WHYD16114869_AA chromosome 38, ASM1765450v1, whole genome shotgun sequence genomic window, atccagttcttattttgaatgcttgaattaggtggcCACgtagtcttaaacaaagaagactacgtggcgacctaattcaagcattcaaaattctaaaaggtattgacagtgttgacccaagggacattagacaaaggggcattcagaacagaaaataggaggcacttttttacacagagaactgtgagggtctggaatcaactccccagtaatgttgttgaagcagacaccctgggatccttcaagaagcttcttgataagattctgggatcaataaactactaacaaccaaaacgagcaagatgggccgaatggcctcctctcgtttgtaaactttcttatgttcttaattaccaCAGAAACAAACCTCACTGTGAAGATGAAGCTAATAGTAATACTGCACgaaatgttaatattttacacaattttttAACCACTGTTGTGCAGTATATGGATACTAGGTAATACAGAGGTACACTAGGCTTTCACCTCTAGAAAACTGACTGCACAATGAGAGTAATGGGAATGGAAATGCAAAGCGGATACGAACTgaaatttcaaatgtgttttcatgCAGACTTTGATGAGTGCGCCCAAAACCCCTGGCAGAACACACAGCAGAATTCAGTTAgggatatgtggcaaagtgcccgcccctgtgtgtattttgtgttgtatgttgtgtgttaatgttggtgtatcatcattggtacatgggatataaacgggtctgtgtaacacgagtgtttaaaacgtatatttgtatttaggcacgaggattgcacagcacttcacgtgcaagtaaaaagtaataatatgtgagcacggggaattgcactttattaattcacgtgcagttgtaccgcaactccaattgaatgattgattagcaatcgagtatcggtacagctgcatatttTCAGTCActccgggttgtgtgttcggtgagtggagaacgggattggagacagaggtcataataataataataataataataataatagaactgtcttgactcaccgtgtttgtttctctgttagtccactgtttgtttatgttagtctgttttgtttcatctctttgttttggctgccagtgccatgtcctgtgttttgtttgtcttgcaaccttttattttctgtttattgattaaactgcacaacagcgcaattcacatttcacctgcagtactgagtgtttcttctgggtctgacgtcaccatacacgccatcctgttacagaaTATTACTGAAAACCAGTATCTTAGACAGAGCAACTAGACTGAGCATTATTATCACACAGGCGGTCCAGCCAGCACCTATTATTGGACTGTAAGCGAGTTAGTGATACTATGCCGAAGTGGGGGTCTGTAATTATTTGTAGTACTGGTAGAATATGAGAATTGGTTATAACTGTAAATAACTTTTACAGTTGGAAATATATAAAGACAATAACCAAAAATCGATCATGAGACTTTCCCTGATGACATGTAATTTTATTCAGCCTTTCCCCAGCGAGATAGCCAGTGACATGACTTTCACAGAAATCATCTGTGTGgtgcatgtacagctatggccaaacgtttagcACCCCCTATAGAAGGAACGTGtttaacctgctgaataatgtgacgttaccatattgaattacactccgctttgtagtttttcatctAAGTAACGAAAAATTgacatttgcaatatcattttatagtttccttgattacatgatgttaaataaaatatctaaatgcttgcttttttttttttttttttttttttttaattatgtctcattcCTAAAAATTATAGGAGATGCAACAATTGTGTCCCTAGCTGTAAGGGtcggtgtgtgtttttgtatttcagaaCGGATATTTTAATTCTTTTGTATTTGCAGATAGAGATGCGTGTGCTGGTCCCATTCCTGTGTGTCCTAATTATTCTGTCTGCTTCAATACCCTGGGAGTGTCTACTGTCTGTGCTGGCCAGGGTTCAAATCAACAGGGAAACCCAATTTTACAGAAATAGGGACATTCTGTAATGATAAGAGTACTGgaatatggaatcaaaattaccaacaagttattattattattattattattattattattattattattattattattatttaggggtTGATTTGTGCCAGATTCGGAACCTGTTTGTCCGGCCCGAAACCCCCTCCTCAAGCTGATGAGAACATGAAGCATATATGGAAGCTAAATCAAGATCTGTATATGGGgtccagaaacaaaaatgctctCCCTGTTCCTTAATGATAAGAccttacaaatgtaaaacattttacaaggGTTATACTTTGCCATGGTATTTTTCAAAAGCAGACTgaaaaatcaaatcaatcaaaagacatgtgtgttttgaatgtgtgtgtatgtgtgaatcTGCACCATCTCTACCCCTTGTGAACTAAAAGAGGATGTGTGCCTCCACATCTGTGTTAACTTTTACACGACTAATGTTTCTAGCAATGTCACGCTTTGACAAGATCTCAAATATGAAAATGCTAAAGTGATGAGAATTCACTTCACGGGGCTCTgaaaaaagaatgtttttttccTCTAATTTTTCTGTAGAAATAAATGAGTGTAAAGAGAACCGCACCCTCTGTGGTCAGAATGCTTGGTGTCTAAACACAATTGGAAACTACAGCTGCTCCTGCAAGACAGGCTTCAGGTCCAGTTCTGGGCAGGAGATCTTCATGGACGGACAAAGCAGCTGTGCAGGTAATGGGCTAGATCATTATacttacagctctggccaaacattttgtatcacctagaattttaagattgagacataaaaaaaaacaaaagtttttgaaaaagcagactgaaaaatcaaatcaaacaaaggcatgtgtgttttgaatgtgtgtgagtgtgaatcTGCACCTTCTCTACCCCTAGTGAACTAAAAAAGAGGATGCGTTTCTCCACATCTTTATATGTGTTCATTTCACACGACTACTGTTTCTAGCAATGTCATGCTTTGACGAGATCTCTTATCATTGGTAAATATGAAAATGCTAAAGTGATGAGAACTCACTTCACGGGGCTCTGAAAAAAGAATGTTTTCTTCCTCTAATTTTTCTGTAGAAATAGATGAGTGTAAAGAGAACCGCACCCTCTGTGGTCAGAATGCTTGGTGTCTAAACACAATTGGAAACTACAGCTGCTCCTGCAAAACAGGCTTCAGGTCCAGTTCTGGGCAGGAGATCTTCATGGACGGACAAAGCAGCTGTGCAGGTAATGGGCTAGATCATTATacttacagctctggccaaacgtttagcatcacctagaattttaggattgagacataaaaaaactACATAACCCTGCAAGAGATACCCAGGGTCCTGGGGGCACAGAGAGCAGACTAATTCTCTAGCCAGAAAGAGTACAATTGTTAAATCATCCCTGTTCTACGATTTAACAGTAGAAAGAACAAGACATGAGGAGATCATATGTGGAATTGTAAAATCTCAGAATCAGCAGTTATAAAAAGACTGTCTAGCATGCAAAAAGAATGAGATGAAGCCAGAACTGCATGAAAatttttcagttgtctttttCCAATTTGAAAAGCCTTTCGTGCAAAAAGGCTAGgtgatgcaaccccagggaccgaaggccaccctggtggttgacatacaccaccacggatgtattgtctgtgtgagtcagcacatgtctgttccgcacaatgggtaggaagtgctggagggcaaggaacactgcctgcagctccagcatgttgatatgcagggacgtccaacggcccgaccagggtccgctgactcctcAGCCTTCGCAGTTGGAGGCATCCGGTTGGAAACTACTCCCCTTTGGACTACTTGGCACAGGGGagaggtaagaacataagaacataagaaagtttacaaacgagaggaggccattcggcccatctt contains:
- the LOC121304573 gene encoding adhesion G protein-coupled receptor E1-like: MFFSSNFSVEINECKENRTLCGQNAWCLNTIGNYSCSCKTGFRSSSGQEIFMDGQSSCAEIDECKENRTLCGQNAWCLNTIGNYSCSCKTGFRSSSGQEIFMDGQSSCADFDECAQNPWLCGPNAQCTNTVGSYTCSCNPGLFPNTGLEWTLNQTRCEDLTKIQDGKTCNINTGTSSNLTSSSAWFCFITNFNSANIISGYQLQVSTLILWFL